One window of Corynebacterium doosanense CAU 212 = DSM 45436 genomic DNA carries:
- the efeO gene encoding iron uptake system protein EfeO, with protein MYTRLPLTLGLVALTALPLTACADKVDESQATGFTVAAEDQTCEVSADTAETGTSTFEVTNNGEKTTEFYVFTEAGRVIGEVENIGPGATRKLVVQINDPGEYVLTCKPGMAGEGISQTLTVTGDALNVTEGDAVLTEAVDGYVAYVRSQTTSLDELTGEFVAAIDAGDLDEAKRLYPLMRTPYERIEPVAEAFPNDLDPRIDLREADLEPGQEWTGFHAIEKQLWEDGAITDETKTLAAQLNDDVAELVDGVNAQDFRDELTPVQIASGAQGLLDEISTSKITGEEDIFSHTDLYDFQANLEGSRAAVASLEKAITDRDPELLGEINQRFDDVQALLDTHREGDGFVSYDTVDEAQRRELSEALDTLTASVVTVQEVITQ; from the coding sequence ATGTACACCCGTCTTCCGTTGACCCTCGGCCTCGTCGCCCTCACCGCCCTCCCGCTGACCGCCTGCGCGGACAAGGTCGACGAGTCCCAGGCGACCGGCTTCACCGTCGCCGCGGAAGATCAGACCTGCGAGGTCTCCGCCGACACCGCCGAGACCGGCACGTCCACCTTCGAGGTGACCAACAACGGCGAGAAAACCACCGAGTTCTACGTCTTCACCGAGGCCGGCCGGGTCATCGGCGAAGTGGAGAACATCGGCCCCGGCGCGACCCGCAAGCTCGTCGTGCAGATCAACGACCCGGGCGAGTACGTGCTCACCTGCAAGCCGGGCATGGCCGGTGAGGGCATCTCGCAGACCCTGACCGTCACGGGCGACGCCCTCAACGTCACCGAGGGTGACGCGGTGCTCACCGAGGCCGTCGACGGCTACGTCGCCTACGTGCGTTCCCAGACCACCTCCCTCGACGAGCTCACCGGGGAGTTCGTCGCCGCCATCGACGCGGGTGACCTCGACGAGGCGAAGCGCCTCTACCCGCTGATGCGCACGCCCTACGAGCGCATCGAGCCCGTCGCCGAGGCGTTCCCCAACGATCTGGATCCGCGCATCGACCTGCGCGAGGCCGACCTCGAGCCGGGCCAGGAGTGGACGGGCTTCCACGCGATAGAAAAGCAGCTGTGGGAGGACGGCGCCATCACCGACGAGACGAAGACACTCGCCGCCCAGCTCAACGACGACGTCGCCGAGCTCGTCGACGGCGTCAACGCCCAGGACTTCCGCGACGAGCTGACCCCGGTGCAGATCGCCTCGGGCGCGCAGGGCCTGCTGGATGAGATCTCCACCTCGAAGATCACCGGCGAGGAGGACATCTTCTCCCACACCGACCTCTACGACTTCCAGGCCAACCTCGAGGGATCCCGCGCGGCCGTGGCGTCCCTGGAGAAGGCCATCACCGACCGTGACCCGGAGCTGCTCGGCGAGATCAACCAGCGCTTCGACGATGTCCAGGCGCTGCTGGACACCCACCGCGAGGGCGACGGTTTCGTCTCCTACGACACCGTCGACGAGGCCCAGCGCCGCGAGCTCTCCGAGGCGCTGGACACCCTCACCGCCTCTGTGGTGACCGTGCAGGAGGTCATCACCCAGTGA
- the efeU gene encoding iron uptake transporter permease EfeU — MLIGLREGLEASMVVMILVAFLVKSGRKDQLKWVWLGIGAASAVTLTAFLVIQLGTKTLTSTGQELVGGISSLVAVAIISYMLLWMRGAAKDMKGELQGRLGSAVEVGPWAVVLMSFAAVAREGIETALLVFDSFAYGNVGVPAAGLLIGFVVSVIIAVLMYHGAIRINLGVFFKITGVLLIIVAAGILRYGITDLQEAGVLPGLKNHAFDLSGLIAPGSAAATVIEGVLNLVPRPTTLSMIAWALYLFVALFIFLRPVPVAPQPKPEPARSLAACTPVFR; from the coding sequence ATGCTCATTGGCTTGAGGGAAGGCCTCGAGGCATCGATGGTGGTCATGATCCTGGTCGCCTTCCTGGTGAAGTCGGGGCGGAAAGACCAGCTCAAGTGGGTGTGGCTCGGCATCGGCGCGGCGTCTGCGGTGACGTTGACCGCGTTCCTGGTCATCCAGCTCGGCACCAAGACACTCACCAGCACCGGCCAGGAGCTGGTCGGCGGCATCTCATCGCTGGTGGCGGTGGCGATCATCTCCTACATGCTGCTGTGGATGCGTGGCGCAGCCAAAGACATGAAGGGGGAACTGCAGGGGCGCCTAGGTTCCGCCGTCGAGGTCGGTCCGTGGGCCGTGGTGCTCATGTCGTTCGCCGCGGTCGCCCGCGAGGGCATCGAGACGGCGCTGCTGGTCTTCGACAGTTTCGCCTACGGCAACGTCGGAGTGCCGGCCGCCGGACTACTCATCGGCTTCGTCGTCTCCGTGATCATCGCCGTGCTCATGTACCACGGTGCGATCCGCATCAACCTGGGCGTGTTCTTCAAGATCACCGGCGTGCTGCTCATCATCGTGGCCGCGGGCATCCTGCGTTACGGCATCACCGACCTGCAGGAGGCGGGCGTGCTGCCGGGTCTGAAAAATCACGCCTTCGATCTCTCCGGCCTCATCGCGCCGGGCTCTGCCGCGGCCACCGTCATCGAGGGTGTCCTCAACCTCGTCCCCCGGCCGACGACGCTGTCGATGATCGCCTGGGCGCTCTACCTCTTCGTCGCTCTCTTCATCTTCCTCCGCCCCGTCCCCGTGGCACCCCAACCGAAACCCGAACCTGCTAGGAGCCTCGCAGCATGTACACCCGTCTTCCGTTGA
- the efeB gene encoding iron uptake transporter deferrochelatase/peroxidase subunit, which yields MISRRGLLTGAGFGAAGLAVGVGTTALVASSDDGDTVPFDGEHQAGITTRQQDALHFAAFDVVTDDRAELADLLKQWTTMARHMTSGEPSEQPTSEHSVPEDTGEVSDLSAANLTVTVGFGPSLFDDRFGLSAQRPTELQDLPHFPGDQLIPELCGGDLCIQACSDNPQVAIHAVRNLARVGAGVVSVRWAQMGFGHASATTRGQQTPRNLFGFKDGTNNLRSEDNQLVDDHVWVSGTGTWLDGGAFLIPRRIRMLIENWDRQVLTEQESTFGRQKASGAPLGRTDEFDPLPLDEYVGTSGPLIPASAHARLASPEENNGARMLRRAYNFTTGTDGLGHLDAGLFFIAVVNSPETSFIPIQNKLARKDKMNEYVRYESSSIFALPPGVRGADDWWGRTLFEA from the coding sequence GTGATTTCCCGGCGCGGCCTTCTCACCGGCGCAGGTTTCGGCGCCGCCGGGCTCGCTGTCGGCGTGGGCACCACGGCCCTGGTGGCCTCGTCCGACGACGGCGACACCGTCCCCTTCGATGGCGAGCACCAGGCGGGCATCACCACCCGCCAGCAGGACGCCCTGCACTTCGCCGCCTTCGACGTGGTCACCGACGACCGCGCCGAGCTCGCGGACCTGCTCAAACAGTGGACCACCATGGCGCGGCACATGACCTCGGGCGAACCCTCCGAGCAGCCGACGTCCGAGCACTCCGTCCCCGAGGACACAGGTGAGGTCAGCGACCTCAGCGCCGCGAACCTCACGGTCACGGTGGGTTTCGGTCCCTCGCTTTTCGACGACCGTTTCGGCCTCTCCGCCCAGCGCCCGACCGAGCTGCAGGACCTGCCCCATTTCCCCGGCGACCAGCTCATCCCGGAGCTCTGCGGCGGCGACCTGTGCATCCAGGCCTGCTCGGACAACCCCCAGGTGGCCATCCACGCGGTGCGCAACCTGGCCCGTGTCGGCGCGGGTGTGGTCAGCGTGCGGTGGGCGCAGATGGGCTTCGGCCACGCCTCCGCGACGACCCGCGGGCAGCAGACCCCGCGCAACCTCTTCGGCTTCAAGGACGGCACCAACAACCTGCGCTCCGAGGACAACCAGCTGGTCGACGACCATGTCTGGGTCTCCGGCACAGGCACCTGGCTCGACGGCGGGGCGTTCCTCATCCCCCGGCGCATCCGCATGCTCATCGAGAACTGGGACCGCCAGGTACTCACCGAGCAGGAGTCGACCTTCGGGCGCCAGAAGGCCTCCGGCGCTCCCCTGGGGCGCACGGACGAGTTCGACCCGCTTCCCCTCGACGAGTACGTGGGCACCTCGGGCCCGCTGATCCCCGCCTCGGCCCACGCGCGGCTGGCCAGCCCGGAGGAGAACAACGGCGCCCGGATGCTGCGCCGCGCCTACAACTTCACCACGGGGACCGACGGCCTCGGGCATCTCGACGCCGGCCTGTTCTTCATCGCCGTGGTCAATTCCCCGGAGACGAGTTTCATCCCCATCCAGAACAAGCTGGCGCGCAAGGACAAGATGAACGAATACGTGCGTTACGAGTCGTCGTCGATCTTTGCTCTCCCGCCCGGGGTCCGCGGTGCGGACGACTGGTGGGGTCGGACGCTGTTCGAGGCCTGA
- a CDS encoding MazG nucleotide pyrophosphohydrolase domain-containing protein, with protein sequence MTILLLDPRWPTMIPMEARGHILAPISFADDVPVSVRWNFDDHVDGEDPAGVGTLVTFAAPPAADGRRVIRAASLDDPIDVARRIMAVARSRGEWEAGQTHESLLVYLDEEVAEFADAVRGGASDDDMKKELGDLLLQVLFHAEIASRRGAFDLDEVAQSFVDKMRSRAPYFFDGSTGPVHLDRQNKAWAAGKRAERL encoded by the coding sequence ATGACCATCCTGCTTCTCGACCCCCGCTGGCCCACCATGATCCCCATGGAGGCCCGCGGGCACATCCTCGCGCCGATCTCCTTCGCCGACGACGTGCCGGTGTCGGTGAGGTGGAACTTCGACGATCATGTCGACGGCGAGGATCCCGCCGGTGTCGGGACCCTGGTCACCTTCGCCGCGCCGCCCGCAGCCGATGGCCGACGGGTGATCAGGGCCGCGAGCCTCGACGACCCCATCGACGTGGCCCGCCGGATCATGGCGGTCGCCCGGTCTAGGGGAGAGTGGGAGGCCGGTCAGACCCACGAGTCGCTGCTGGTCTACCTCGACGAGGAGGTCGCGGAGTTCGCCGACGCCGTTCGCGGCGGCGCGTCGGATGACGACATGAAAAAAGAACTCGGAGACCTGCTGCTCCAAGTTCTGTTTCATGCCGAGATTGCGTCGAGGCGAGGGGCGTTTGACCTCGACGAGGTGGCGCAGAGTTTTGTCGACAAGATGCGTTCGCGTGCGCCATACTTCTTCGACGGGTCGACGGGCCCGGTTCACCTCGACAGGCAGAATAAAGCCTGGGCGGCCGGCAAGCGCGCCGAGAGGCTCTAG
- a CDS encoding HNH endonuclease signature motif containing protein — MSHVTLWIDCRLVGSYPQGPGRVSLIDGSVPDVDIIDALTALNRQGINLLAALADGRLNRARLVSFGYSGSTAGEWVALSETYYGRTRHRRQQRRAVEAARSGGLSVEAIAAVEKHVRKLLDGDEWALRVELCALTGTVDEIDKAAAARVRELNRAVPDAEAKSFGRRSLKGGKNTDACGLRHISVGLPERTMADILTRLRETAAKLRRSDKKLTYEQAMADAFVAHLLGDASGTPSVITPLVVIGLPDWAKLLRHQADDTLFGLTDGTTMTGAELIRARMAEHHLVGIWDPFTGPVNLYRAERLANLKQRLLASADTLLCPVRDCTTSADECQMHHLDAWVAGGETSLDRMTVACRVHNARNDDNPGAPPRHGRLDRDESGRIVFRPPDGSGPVTNNHPVRRLSAREVVRQQY, encoded by the coding sequence GTGTCTCATGTCACCCTGTGGATCGATTGTCGCCTCGTCGGGAGTTATCCACAGGGCCCGGGGCGGGTCTCGCTTATCGACGGTAGCGTCCCCGACGTGGACATCATCGACGCGCTCACCGCGCTGAACCGGCAGGGCATTAACCTGCTCGCCGCGCTCGCCGACGGCCGGCTCAACCGCGCGCGCCTGGTGTCCTTCGGCTACTCCGGCTCGACGGCCGGGGAGTGGGTCGCCCTGTCCGAGACCTACTACGGGCGTACCCGTCACCGCCGCCAGCAGCGCCGTGCCGTCGAGGCCGCTCGTTCCGGTGGTCTCTCCGTCGAGGCGATCGCCGCGGTGGAGAAACACGTGCGCAAACTTCTCGACGGCGACGAGTGGGCGCTGCGCGTCGAGCTCTGCGCTCTCACCGGCACCGTCGACGAGATCGACAAGGCCGCCGCCGCCCGCGTTCGCGAACTCAACCGCGCCGTACCCGACGCCGAGGCAAAGTCCTTCGGCCGACGATCCCTCAAGGGTGGCAAGAACACCGATGCCTGCGGGCTCCGCCACATCAGCGTCGGCCTGCCGGAGCGGACCATGGCCGACATCCTCACCCGGCTGCGGGAGACCGCCGCGAAACTCCGGCGATCCGACAAGAAACTCACCTACGAACAGGCCATGGCCGACGCCTTCGTCGCTCACCTGCTCGGTGACGCTTCCGGGACGCCGTCGGTGATCACCCCTCTCGTGGTCATCGGCCTGCCCGACTGGGCGAAACTCCTGCGCCACCAGGCCGACGACACCCTCTTCGGACTCACCGACGGCACCACGATGACCGGCGCCGAACTCATCAGGGCCCGGATGGCCGAGCATCACCTCGTCGGGATCTGGGACCCCTTCACCGGACCCGTCAACCTCTACCGCGCCGAGCGCCTGGCCAACCTCAAACAACGCCTCCTGGCCTCCGCCGACACGCTCCTGTGCCCCGTTCGCGACTGCACCACCTCCGCCGACGAGTGCCAGATGCACCACCTCGACGCCTGGGTCGCCGGCGGTGAGACCAGCCTCGACCGGATGACCGTCGCCTGCCGGGTGCACAACGCGCGTAACGACGACAACCCCGGGGCTCCACCCCGGCACGGCCGTCTCGACAGGGACGAGAGCGGCCGCATCGTCTTCCGGCCACCCGACGGCAGCGGCCCCGTGACCAACAACCACCCGGTCCGACGACTGTCCGCGAGGGAAGTCGTCCGTCAGCAGTACTGA